The Bubalus bubalis isolate 160015118507 breed Murrah chromosome 16, NDDB_SH_1, whole genome shotgun sequence genome window below encodes:
- the LOC123329675 gene encoding NADH dehydrogenase [ubiquinone] flavoprotein 2, mitochondrial-like produces the protein LLVIYVPSPSSRPSACCQHFCCCCSTTTVHVKGKKRLSAALRALAAGLAAHWGKHIRNLPKTAVQNGAGGALFVHRDIPENNPDTPFDFTPENCKRIEAIVKNYPEGHKAAAVVPVLDLAPRQNGWLPISAMNKVAEISQVPPMRVYEVATFYTMYNRKPVGKYHIQVCTTTPCMLQNSDSILEAIQKKLGIKVGETTPDKLFTLIEVECLGACVNAPMVQINDNYYEDLTPKDIEEIIDELKAGKSPKPGPKSARFSCEPAGGLTSLTEPPKGPGFGVQAGL, from the coding sequence CTTCTTGTCATCTATGTCCCTTCTCCAAGCTCCAGACCCTCAGCCTGCTGtcaacatttttgttgttgttgttcaactaCAACTGTACATGTAAAGGGGAAGAAACGCCTCTCCGCGGCGCTACGGGCCCTCGCGGCCGGCCTCGCCGCCCACTGGGGAAAACATATAAGAAATCTGCCTAAGACAGCTGttcagaatggagctggaggagccTTATTTGTGCACAGAGATATTCCTGAGAATAACCCAGATACTCCATTTGATTTCACACCAGAAAACTGTAAGAGGATAGAGGCCATTGTGAAAAACTACCCAGAGGGGCATAAGGCAGCAGCTGTGGTTCCAGTTCTGGATTTAGCCCCGAGACAGAATGGATGGCTGCCCATCTCTGCTATGAACAAGGTTGCAGAAATTTCACAAGTACCTCCAATGAGAGTGTATGAAGTAGCAACTTTTTATACAATGTATAATCGAAAGCCTGTTGGAAAGTATCACATTCAAGTCTGCACTACCACACCTTGCATGCTCCAAAACTCCGACAGCATACTGGAAGCCATTCAGAAAAAACTTGGAATAAAGGTTGGAGAGACTACACCTGACAAACTTTTCACTCTTATAGAAGTCGAATGTTTAGGGGCCTGTGTAAATGCACCAATGGTTCAAATAAATGACAACTACTATGAGGATCTGACACCTAAAGATATTGAAGAAATTATTGATGAACTGAAGGCTGGCAAAAGCCCAAAACCTGGGCCGAAGAGTGCACGCTTCTCCTGTGAGCCAGCTGGAGGTCTTACCTCTTTGACTGAACCACCAAAAGGACCTGGGTTTGGTGTGCAAGCAGGCCTTTAA
- the LOC102407775 gene encoding glycine N-acyltransferase → MFLLQGAQMLQMLEKSLRKSLPMSLKVYGTVVHMNHGNPFNLKALVDKWPDFKTVVIRPQEQDMKDDLDHYTNTYHVYSEDLKNCQEFLDLPEVINWKQHLQIQSTQSSLNEVIQNLAATKSFKVKRYKNILYVASETLKELTPSLLDVKNLPVGDGKPKAINPEMFKLSSADLSHAAVVNRFWLFGGNERSLRFIERCIRSFPNFCLLGLEGTPVSWSLMDQTGEMRMAGTLPEYRAQGLVTHAVYQQAQCLLKRGFPVYSHVDPKNQIMQKMSQSLNHVPMPCDWNQWNCEPL, encoded by the exons ATGTTCCTGCTGCAAGGTGCCCAGATGCTGCAGATGCTGGAGAAATCCTTGAGGAAGAGCCTTCCTATGTCCTTAAAG GTTTATGGGACCGTCGTGCACATGAACCATGGAAACCCATTCAATCTAAAGGCCCTGGTGGACAAGTGGCCTGATTTTAAGACAGTGGTTATCCGCCCTCAGGAGCAG GACATGAAAGATGACCTTGATCACTACACTAATACTTACCATGTCTACTCTGAAGATCTTAAGAATTGTCAGGAATTCCTTGACTTACCAGAAGTCATCAATTGGAAACAGCATCTGCAGATCCAAA GTACACAGTCCAGCCTGAATGAAGTAATACAAAATCTTGCAGCCACGAAATCCTTCAAAGTCAAGCGATATAAAAACATTCTCTATGTGGCATCTGAGACACTAAAGGAACTGACTCCATCCCTGCTGGATGTAAAGAACTTACCAGTCGGCGATGGCAAACCCAAGGCCAT CAACCCAGAGATGTTTAAGCTCTCATCTGCGGATCTTAGCCATGCGGCTGTGGTGAACAGATTCTGGCTTTTTGGCGGCAACGAGAGGAGCCTGAGGTTCATCGAGCGTTGTATCCGGAGTTTCCCCAACTTCTGCCTGCTGGGGCTTGAGGGGACCCCTGTGTCCTGGTCCCTGATGGACCAGACGGGAGAGATGCGGATGGCAGGCACCCTGCCTGAGTACCGGGCCCAGGGGCTCGTCACCCATGCCGTCTACCAGCAGGCCCAGTGTCTGCTCAAGCGGGGCTTCCCCGTGTACTCTCACGTGGACCCCAAGAACCAGATCATGCAGAAGATGAGTCAGAGCCTCAACCATGTGCCCATGCCCTGTGACTGGAACCAGTGGAACTGTGAGCCTCTGTGA